One genomic segment of Arachis duranensis cultivar V14167 chromosome 4, aradu.V14167.gnm2.J7QH, whole genome shotgun sequence includes these proteins:
- the LOC107486097 gene encoding uncharacterized protein LOC107486097, which yields MRCKKHLPDLSSTIGVCATCLRERLIAILAAQAQAQAQAHTQVQLTRNASRASDERSRNNDPNPPPLVFPRSVSPYVSRRKSDYAAAWNSSDDARDRLFYSTPQLGPTYAGNSEFEGGARPSKKRLSKFWKFSNLFRTRSEKYRTDPSFEKPSPSASPSWFSTFFPSRRKNQDRTGTAENSAHAAGTRRRYHHRVTDRGMSPVRKDDFGDECDRSPSGSGYASESSPQWRRTPLSTATPARRSRLGHAKSISGSGMAICLSPLVRASPNRRWNHKGLPPEMAAAVEVRAAAAKPHLSAAASFCANRSRKLADFGRVNHNR from the coding sequence atgaggtGTAAGAAACACTTACCTGACCTTAGCAGTACCATCGGCGTCTGTGCCACATGTCTCCGTGAACGCCTCATAGCTATACTCGCTGCGCAGGCCCAGGCCCAGGCCCAAGCCCACACTCAGGTTCAACTCACTCGAAACGCCTCCCGCGCCTCCGACGAACGTTCCAGAAACAACGACCCTAACCCGCCGCCTTTAGTCTTCCCTCGCTCCGTATCTCCCTACGTTTCTCGTCGGAAATCCGATTACGCCGCCGCGTGGAACTCCTCCGATGACGCCCGCGACCGGCTCTTTTACAGCACGCCTCAGCTTGGCCCAACCTACGCCGGGAATTCCGAGTTCGAAGGCGGAGCGAGGCCGTCCAAGAAGCGATTGAGCAAGTTCTGGAAATTCTCGAATCTTTTCAGGACCAGATCGGAGAAGTATCGTACGGATCCGTCGTTCGAGAAACCGTCGCCGTCGGCGTCTCCTTCGTGGTTCTCTACGTTCTTTCCTTCTCGCCGGAAAAATCAGGATCGGACTGGAACAGCAGAGAATTCAGCTCACGCAGCGGGAACACGGCGGCGGTACCACCATCGAGTGACGGATCGTGGAATGTCGCCGGTAAGAAAGGACGATTTCGGTGACGAATGCGATCGGTCTCCGTCGGGAAGCGGATACGCTTCAGAGTCGTCTCCTCAGTGGCGAAGGACGCCGTTGTCGACGGCGACACCTGCGCGACGCTCGCGGCTAGGGCATGCGAAGAGTATTtcaggttcaggcatggctatTTGCTTGAGTCCGTTGGTTCGTGCGAGTCCGAACAGGAGGTGGAACCACAAAGGATTGCCTCCGGAGATGGCGGCGGCTGTCGAGGTTAGGGCGGCGGCGGCGAAGCCGCACCTCTCCGCCGCAGCGTCGTTTTGCGCTAACCGGTCCAGGAAGCTTGCGGATTTTGGAAGAGTTAACCACAACCGTTGA
- the LOC107486096 gene encoding probable purine permease 11: MTDNQEPMITDGTITKLPLTKYQRWQWWFLVALSIFFLIVGQAAAVLLGRFYYDQGGNSKWMATLVQTIAFPILYIPFFIIPSSPETSTSSAPPSIKIIASIYFVLGIVIAADNMMYSVGLLYLSASTYSLICASQLAFNAVFSYFINSQKFTALIINSVVVLSLSSALLAVNEDKSEPSGASKRKYILGFLLTLGASAVYSLLLSLMQRTFEKVLKRETFSVVLEMQIYTSLVATCASTVGLFASGEWLTLHGEMETFGKGHVAYVMTLVWTAVAWQVCSVGVVGLIFLVSSLYSNVISTVSLAVTPIASLVVFHDSMNGVKIISLLLALWGFASYIYQNYLDDTKARKRQAVEPKSRNDSLC; encoded by the exons ATGACAG ATAACCAAGAACCCATGATTACAGATGGGACGATCACAAAATTACCATTGACTAAATACCAGCGTTGGCAATGGTGGTTCCTGGTTGCACTTAGCATATTCTTTCTTATTGTTGGCCAAGCTGCTGCTGTTCTACTTGGAAGATTCTATTATGATCAGGGTGGCAACAGTAAATGGATGGCTACTCTAGTCCAAACTATTGCCTTCCCAATATTATATATTCCATTCTTCATAATTCCCTCTTCTCCTGAAACTTCAACTTCTTCAGCTCCTCCTTCCATCAAAATCATTGCCTCAATATATTTTGTTCTCGGGATAGTAATCGCTGCCGATAACATGATGTATTCAGTTGGGCTCCTATACCTCTCCGCATCTACCTATTCACTAATTTGTGCATCCCAATTAGCCTTCAATGCAGTTTTCTCATACTTTATCAATTCCCAAAAGTTCACTGCTTTGATTATAAACTCTGTGGTGGTTTTATCATTATCTTCTGCGCTTCTTGCTGTTAACGAAGACAAATCAGAACCGTCGGGTGCTTCCAAGAGAAAATACATTCTTGGCTTCCTCCTTACCCTTGGAGCTTCCGCGGTTTACTCTCTTTTGCTCTCCCTCATGCAACGGACATTCGAAAAGGTCCTTAAAAGGGAAACATTTTCCGTTGTTTTGGAGATGCAAATCTATACTTCACTTGTTGCCACTTGTGCTTCCACTGTAGGCCTATTTGCAAGTGGGGAATGGCTTACTTTGCACGGAGAAATGGAGACTTTTGGGAAGGGACATGTCGCGTATGTGATGACTTTGGTTTGGACCGCAGTAGCCTGGCAGGTTTGTTCTGTTGGTGTTGTTGGCCTTATCTTCTTGGTGTCGTCGCTATACTCGAATGTTATTAGTACTGTCTCTTTGGCGGTAACCCCTATTGCTTCTCTTGTAGTTTTTCATGATAGCATGAATGGGGTGAAGATAATTTCATTGCTTTTAGCTCTGTGGGGTTTTGCCTCTTATATCTATCAGAATTATCTTGATGAtacaaaagcaagaaaaagacaaGCTGTTGAACCGAAATCACGCAATGATTCTTTATGTTGA